The Amaranthus tricolor cultivar Red isolate AtriRed21 chromosome 6, ASM2621246v1, whole genome shotgun sequence genome has a segment encoding these proteins:
- the LOC130815997 gene encoding proteasome subunit beta type-3-B isoform X2, whose amino-acid sequence MSIFEYNGSALVAMVGKNCIAIGSDRRLGVQLQTIATDFQRIFQIHDHLFIGLSGLGSDAQTLYQRLVFRHKLYKLREERDMKPETFANLVSAILYEKRFGPYFCQPVIAGLSDENKPFICTMDSIGAKELAKDFVVAGTASESLYGACESMYKPDMEPEELFETVSQALQASVDRDCLSGWGGHVYLVTPTEVKESILKGRMD is encoded by the exons ATGTCT atcTTCGAGTACAATGGAAGCGCCCTAGTAGCAATGGTGGGGAAAAATTGCATTGCGATTGGTAGCGATCGCAGATTAGGTGTTCAACTTCAAACAATTGCTACTGATTTTCAGCGTATTTTTCAAATTCATGATCACCTCTTTATTGGTTTATCTGGTCTTGGTTCTGATGCTCAGACTCT GTATCAGAGGCTTGTGTTTCGTCACAAATTGTATAAGCTAAGGGAAGAAAGAGATATGAAGCCGGAAACATTTGCTAATCTAGTTTCAGCCATTTTGTACGAGAAAag GTTTGGACCATACTTTTGTCAGCCAGTGATAGCTGGATTAAGTGATGAAAACAAGCCATTTATTTGCACAATGGATTCTATTGGAGCCAA GGAGCTTGCTAAAGATTTTGTTGTTGCTGGTACTGCATCAGAATCTCTGTATGGTGCTTGTGAATCCATGTACAAGCCTGACATG GAACCTGAAGAGTTGTTCGAGACAGTCTCTCAGGCTTTGCAGGCATCAGTGGACCGTGACTGTTTGAGTGGTTGGGGAGGGCATGTCTATCTAGT CACGCCGACAGAGGTCAAGGAGAGCATCTTGAAGGGCCGGATGGATTAA
- the LOC130815997 gene encoding proteasome subunit beta type-3-B isoform X1: MSIFEYNGSALVAMVGKNCIAIGSDRRLGVQLQTIATDFQRIFQIHDHLFIGLSGLGSDAQTLYQRLVFRHKLYKLREERDMKPETFANLVSAILYEKRFGPYFCQPVIAGLSDENKPFICTMDSIGAKELAKDFVVAGTASESLYGACESMYKPDMEPEELFETVSQALQASVDRDCLSGWGGHVYLVLYACRGIINVGDVVTACGLNYY, encoded by the exons ATGTCT atcTTCGAGTACAATGGAAGCGCCCTAGTAGCAATGGTGGGGAAAAATTGCATTGCGATTGGTAGCGATCGCAGATTAGGTGTTCAACTTCAAACAATTGCTACTGATTTTCAGCGTATTTTTCAAATTCATGATCACCTCTTTATTGGTTTATCTGGTCTTGGTTCTGATGCTCAGACTCT GTATCAGAGGCTTGTGTTTCGTCACAAATTGTATAAGCTAAGGGAAGAAAGAGATATGAAGCCGGAAACATTTGCTAATCTAGTTTCAGCCATTTTGTACGAGAAAag GTTTGGACCATACTTTTGTCAGCCAGTGATAGCTGGATTAAGTGATGAAAACAAGCCATTTATTTGCACAATGGATTCTATTGGAGCCAA GGAGCTTGCTAAAGATTTTGTTGTTGCTGGTACTGCATCAGAATCTCTGTATGGTGCTTGTGAATCCATGTACAAGCCTGACATG GAACCTGAAGAGTTGTTCGAGACAGTCTCTCAGGCTTTGCAGGCATCAGTGGACCGTGACTGTTTGAGTGGTTGGGGAGGGCATGTCTATCTAGT CCTGTATGCTTGCCGAGGAATTATTAATGTGGGAGATGTGGTTACAGCCTGCGGATTAAACTATTATTGA